In the Arachis ipaensis cultivar K30076 chromosome B10, Araip1.1, whole genome shotgun sequence genome, one interval contains:
- the LOC107622305 gene encoding cysteine-rich receptor-like protein kinase 10 isoform X3, translated as MAPEYAMEGLYSVKSDVFSFGVLLLEIIAGKRNSGFYLSDHGQSLLVYSWKLWCEGECLELVDPILENTYIRNEVTRCIHIGLLCVQEDAIDRPTMSTVVVMLASETMTLPNPNHPAFSVGRKFGKEDESTSKTSKDNISVNEVSISNVFPR; from the exons ATGGCTCCCGAATATGCTATGGAAGGGTTATATTCAGTAAAATCAGACGTTTTTAGTTTTGGAGTTCTTTTACTAGAAATCATTGCTGGCAAAAGGAATAGTGGATTCTATCTTTCAGATCATGGTCAAAGTCTTCTTGTATAT AGTTGGAAACTATGGTGTGAAGGAGAATGTTTAGAGTTAGTAGATCCTATATTAGAAAATACATACATAAGAAATGAAGTTACAAGGTGTATTCATATTGGTTTGCTATGTGTACAAGAAGATGCAATAGATCGACCAACAATGTCTACAGTGGTTGTTATGCTAGCAAGTGAGACAATGACACTTCCTAATCCTAATCATCCTGCATTTTCAGTTGGAAGAAAGTTCGGTAAAGAAGACGAGTCAACGTCAAAGACTTCTAAAGATAATATCTCTGTCAATGAAGTATCAATCTCAAATGTTTTTCCTAGATAA
- the LOC107622305 gene encoding cysteine-rich receptor-like protein kinase 10 isoform X2: MMETKLTTTIHGLFLWFFLLSFFISFTTTRAQSSSPNYVGDDCKNSTEESLTSGFKTNLNSILSWLSSDAATSKGYNHTAIGTATRDAVYGLYDCRGDVTGTFCQFCVSTAASDIVQHCPNRSSAVIWYNYCILRYSNHDFFGNLTITPSWQFPGTKNSTNSTQELQKAETYMQSLIKNATVETNLLYAMGEFNSGGSSGERYGLVQCSRDLTSDQCRQCLNAMLDQVPKCCASKVGWQVLAPSCLIKYDDFMFYKITTSQGPSPSFNSDALLSETTPISIHYNPYQGQGDDSLNADLPTIPLFWIRQSTNNFSDSCKLGEGGFGPVYKGSLQDGTEVAIKRLSKTSGQGLDEFKNEVIFIAKLQHRNLVRLLGCCVEENEKLLIYEYMSNSSLALHLFDMEKRKQLSWKVRMNIIKGIARGLLYLHEDSRLKIIHRDMKASNVLLDQDMNPKISDFGLARTFEKGQNEENTRRVMGTYGYMAPEYAMEGLYSVKSDVFSFGVLLLEIIAGKRNSGFYLSDHGQSLLVYSWKLWCEGECLELVDPILENTYIRNEVTRCIHIGLLCVQEDAIDRPTMSTVVVMLASETMTLPNPNHPAFSVGRKFGKEDESTSKTSKDNISVNEVSISNVFPR, translated from the exons ATGATGGAAACGAAGCTCACTACTACTATCCATGGATTATTTCTGTGGTTCTTCTTGCTGAGCTTCTTCATCTCCTTCACCACAACAAGAGCACAATCATCGTCCCCAAACTACGTTGGAGATGATTGCAAAAACTCGACGGAAGAATCCCTAACAAGTGGATTCAAAACCAACCTCAACAGCATCCTCTCATGGCTTTCCTCTGATGCTGCCACAAGCAAGGGCTACAACCATACCGCCATCGGAACCGCCACTCGCGATGCCGTCTATGGCCTCTATGACTGCAG AGGTGACGTGACAGGCACCTTCTGCCAGTTTTGCGTGTCCACTGCAGCTTCAGACATTGTTCAGCACTGTCCAAACAGATCATCAGCAGTGATATGGTACAACTACTGCATACTCAGATACTCCAACCATGACTTCTTTGGAAACCTTACAATAACCCCATCGTGGCAATTTCCTGGGACCaagaacagcaccaacagcacaCAAGAACTCCAGAAAGCAGAGACTTACATGCAGAGCTTGATAAAGAATGCTACTGTGGAGACCAACTTGCTGTATGCAATGGGTGAGTTCAATTCTGGTGGTTCTTCAGGGGAAAGGTATGGGTTGGTGCAGTGTAGTAGGGACCTTACTAGTGATCAGTGTAGGCAGTGTTTGAATGCTATGTTGGATCAAGTTCCTAAATGCTGTGCTTCAAAAGTTGGATGGCAAGTTTTGGCTCCAAGTTGTTTGATCAAGTATGATGATTTTATGTTCTACAAGATTACTACCAGTCAAGGACCTTCTCCATCATTCAATTCAG ATGCATTATTGTCAGAGACCACTCCTATATCAATACATTATAACCCATATCAAGGTCAAGGAGACGATTCATTGAATGCTGACCTTCCTACAATCCCTCTATTTTGGATTCGACAGAGCACTAATAACTTTTCAGATTCTTGCAAATTAGGGGAAGGTGGATTTGGTCCTGTTTATAAG GGAAGCTTACAAGATGGGACAGAAGTTGCCATCAAAAGACTCTCAAAAACATCTGGCCAAGGTTTAGATGAGTTCAAGAATGAAGTAATCTTCATAGCCAAACTACAACATAGGAACCTTGTGAGACTGTTGGGTTGTTGTGTTGAGGAAAATGAAAAGCTGCTTATATACGAGTACATGTCCAATTCAAGCCTTGCCCTTCATCTATTCG ACATGGAAAAACGAAAGCAACTAAGTTGGAAGGTTCGAATGAATATTATCAAAGGAATCGCACGAGGACTTCTATACCTTCATGAAGATTCTAGACTTAAAATAATTCATAGAGATATGAAAGCTAGTAATGTTCTACTTGATCAAGATATGAATCCAAAAATATCAGATTTTGGACTAGCAAGGACATTTGAAAAAGGCCAGAACGAAGAAAACACTAGAAGGGTTATGGGCACCTA CGGATATATGGCTCCCGAATATGCTATGGAAGGGTTATATTCAGTAAAATCAGACGTTTTTAGTTTTGGAGTTCTTTTACTAGAAATCATTGCTGGCAAAAGGAATAGTGGATTCTATCTTTCAGATCATGGTCAAAGTCTTCTTGTATAT AGTTGGAAACTATGGTGTGAAGGAGAATGTTTAGAGTTAGTAGATCCTATATTAGAAAATACATACATAAGAAATGAAGTTACAAGGTGTATTCATATTGGTTTGCTATGTGTACAAGAAGATGCAATAGATCGACCAACAATGTCTACAGTGGTTGTTATGCTAGCAAGTGAGACAATGACACTTCCTAATCCTAATCATCCTGCATTTTCAGTTGGAAGAAAGTTCGGTAAAGAAGACGAGTCAACGTCAAAGACTTCTAAAGATAATATCTCTGTCAATGAAGTATCAATCTCAAATGTTTTTCCTAGATAA
- the LOC107622802 gene encoding pentatricopeptide repeat-containing protein At1g11290, chloroplastic, translated as MSSQLLALHPSPLPTKPTPSTAAATPHYERIFIPTHVYRHPSAILLELCNSLTELRQFLPLVIKNGFYNQHLFQTKLLSLFCRFGSISEATRVFDSVDDHDKLDVLYHTMLKGYARNSSLHEALGFYHRMRSDGVKPVVYDFTYLLQLCGEKLDLRMGREIHGQMIVNGCENNLFAMTAVVNLYAKCRQIADAYKMFERMPQRDLVSWNTVVAGYAQNGFAKKAVELVLLMQEAGQKLDAITLVSVLPAVTDLKALRIGRSVHGFAVKSGFESMVNVATALLDMYFKCGSVSDARLVFEGMSSKNVVSWNTMIAGLAENGESKEAYETFLKMLDEGVQPTNVSMMGALQACANLGNLEQGRFVHKLLEQLKLNCDVSVMNSLISMYSKCKRVDIAASVFDHMKDKTNVTWNAMILGYAQNGCVKEALNLFCMMQSKGSKPDSFTLVSAITALADLSVTRQAKWIHGLAIRTLMDKNVFVATALVDMYAKCGEVQTARKLFDMMQERHVITWNAMIDGYGTHGLGKAAVDLFDQMQKGAIKPNEITFLSVISACSHSGLVEEGLYYFESMKENYGLEPAMDHYGAMVDLLGRAGRLDEAWKFIEQMPVKPGITIFGAMLGACKIHKNVELGEKAADRLFELDPDEGGYHVLLANMYASASMWDKVAMVRTSMEKKGLQKTPGCSLVELRNEVHTFYSGSTNHPQSKRIYAFLEDLGNEIKDAGYVPDTNSIHDVEEDVKEQLLTSHSERLAIAFGLLNTSPGTTIHIRKNLRVCGDCHEATKYISLVTGREIVVRDMRRFHHFKNGTCSCGDYW; from the coding sequence ATGAGCTCGCAGCTATTAGCACTACACCCTTCACCTCTTCCCACTAAACCCACACCATCAACAGCAGCAGCAACCCCTCACTACGAACGGATCTTCATCCCCACCCATGTTTACAGGCACCCCTCCGCCATTCTCCTAGAACTCTGCAACTCTCTCACCGAGCTCCGTCAATTCCTTCCCCTTGTCATCAAGAACGGCTTCTACAATCAGCACTTGTTCCAAACCAAGCTTCTCAGCTTGTTCTGCAGGTTCGGCAGCATTTCCGAAGCTACACGTGTCTTCGACTCCGTCGACGACCACGACAAGCTCGATGTACTTTACCACACCATGCTCAAAGGATATGCAAGAAACTCTTCTTTGCATGAAGCCTTGGGATTTTACCATAGGATGAGGTCTGATGGTGTTAAGCCTGTTGTTTACGATTTCACTTACTTGCTGCAGCTCTGTGGTGAGAAATTGGATCTCAGAATGGGTAGAGAGATTCATGGACAGATGATTGTTAATGGTTGTGAGAACAATTTGTTTGCCATGACTGCTGTTGTTAATTTGTATGCGAAATGCAGGCAGATTGCTGATGCCTATAAGATGTTCGAGAGAATGCCGCAGAGGGATTTGGTTTCTTGGAACACTGTGGTGGCCGGGTATGCTCAGAATGGGTTCGCCAAGAAGGCAGTTGAGTTGGTTTTGCTGATGCAGGAGGCTGGCCAGAAGCTGGATGCAATCACTCTGGTCAGTGTTTTGCCGGCCGTGACTGATTTGAAGGCGTTGAGAATCGGAAGGTCGGTTCATGGGTTTGCTGTAAAGTCAGGGTTTGAGTCCATGGTTAATGTTGCGACGGCGCTTCTCGATATGTACTTCAAGTGTGGGTCTGTGAGTGATGCGAGGTTGGTTTTTGAAGGAATGAGTAGCAAGAATGTTGTTTCGTGGAATACTATGATTGCTGGTCTTGCAGAGAATGGAGAGTCTAAAGAAGCATATGAAACTTTTTTGAAGATGTTGGATGAAGGGGTGCAGCCTACAAATGTTAGCATGATGGGAGCTTTGCAGGCTTGTGCTAATTTAGGCAATCTTGAACAGGGGAGATTTGTTCATAAATTGTTGGAACAACTGAAACTCAACTGTGATGTGTCGGTTATGAACTCTTTGATATCCATGTATTCGAAGTGCAAGAGAGTTGATATCGCAGCATCAGTATTCGATCATATGAAGGACAAGACGAACGTCACGTGGAATGCCATGATATTAGGTTATGCCCAAAATGGGTGTGTAAAGGAGGCTTTGAACTTATTCTGCATGATGCAATCTAAAGGCAGTAAACCTGATTCCTTTACATTAGTGAGTGCCATTACTGCTCTTGCAGATTTATCAGTTACCCGCCAGGCCAAATGGATTCATGGACTTGCTATAAGAACTTTGATGGACAAGAATGTCTTTGTTGCCACTGCTCTCGTTGACATGTATGCGAAATGTGGTGAGGTTCAGACGGCGAGAAAGCTTTTTGACATGATGCAGGAGCGGCATGTGATAACATGGAATGCAATGATAGATGGATATGGAACACATGGCCTTGGAAAAGCTGCTGTAGATCTCTTTGATCAAATGCAGAAGGGAGCCATCAAGCCGAACGAGATAACATTTCTGTCTGTTATCTCCGCTTGCAGCCACTCAGGTTTGGTGGAAGAGGGCCTCTACTACTTCGAAAGCATGAAGGAAAATTATGGCTTGGAGCCTGCAATGGATCACTATGGTGCCATGGTTGATCTCCTTGGTCGTGCTGGCCGGCTAGACGAGGCTTGGAAGTTCATCGAGCAGATGCCTGTCAAACCAGGGATAACCATTTTTGGTGCAATGCTAGGTGCTTGTAAGATCCATAAAAACGTCGAATTGGGGGAAAAGGCTGCCGACAGACTCTTCGAGTTAGACCCGGATGAAGGAGGGTATCATGTGTTGCTTGCCAATATGTATGCCTCTGCCTCAATGTGGGACAAAGTTGCCATGGTGAGGACATCCATGGAGAAAAAGGGGCTCCAGAAAACACCAGGTTGCAGCTTGGTCGAGTTGAGGAACGAGGTTCACACGTTCTATTCCGGAAGTACTAATCACCCTCAATCGAAAAGAATCTATGCCTTTCTTGAGGATCTTGGGAATGAGATCAAGGATGCTGGTTATGTTCCTGACACCAATTCAATTCATGATGTGGAAGAGGATGTGAAAGAACAATTGCTCACTAGCCATAGTGAGAGGCTTGCTATTGCATTTGGACTCTTGAATACTAGCCCTGGCACAACAATTCATATTAGGAAGAATCTTAGAGTTTGTGGTGATTGCCATGAGGCTACGAAGTACATATCACTAGTGACAGGAAGGGAAATTGTAGTGCGTGATATGCGTAGGTTCCATCATTTCAAGAATGGAACGTGTTCTTGTGGAGATTATTGGTAA
- the LOC107622305 gene encoding cysteine-rich receptor-like protein kinase 10 isoform X1: protein MMETKLTTTIHGLFLWFFLLSFFISFTTTRAQSSSPNYVGDDCKNSTEESLTSGFKTNLNSILSWLSSDAATSKGYNHTAIGTATRDAVYGLYDCRGDVTGTFCQFCVSTAASDIVQHCPNRSSAVIWYNYCILRYSNHDFFGNLTITPSWQFPGTKNSTNSTQELQKAETYMQSLIKNATVETNLLYAMGEFNSGGSSGERYGLVQCSRDLTSDQCRQCLNAMLDQVPKCCASKVGWQVLAPSCLIKYDDFMFYKITTSQGPSPSFNSANNKGTSKTKTLIIIIVSVLVALVLLSCGIYFLWRKNQSNNDALLSETTPISIHYNPYQGQGDDSLNADLPTIPLFWIRQSTNNFSDSCKLGEGGFGPVYKGSLQDGTEVAIKRLSKTSGQGLDEFKNEVIFIAKLQHRNLVRLLGCCVEENEKLLIYEYMSNSSLALHLFDMEKRKQLSWKVRMNIIKGIARGLLYLHEDSRLKIIHRDMKASNVLLDQDMNPKISDFGLARTFEKGQNEENTRRVMGTYGYMAPEYAMEGLYSVKSDVFSFGVLLLEIIAGKRNSGFYLSDHGQSLLVYSWKLWCEGECLELVDPILENTYIRNEVTRCIHIGLLCVQEDAIDRPTMSTVVVMLASETMTLPNPNHPAFSVGRKFGKEDESTSKTSKDNISVNEVSISNVFPR from the exons ATGATGGAAACGAAGCTCACTACTACTATCCATGGATTATTTCTGTGGTTCTTCTTGCTGAGCTTCTTCATCTCCTTCACCACAACAAGAGCACAATCATCGTCCCCAAACTACGTTGGAGATGATTGCAAAAACTCGACGGAAGAATCCCTAACAAGTGGATTCAAAACCAACCTCAACAGCATCCTCTCATGGCTTTCCTCTGATGCTGCCACAAGCAAGGGCTACAACCATACCGCCATCGGAACCGCCACTCGCGATGCCGTCTATGGCCTCTATGACTGCAG AGGTGACGTGACAGGCACCTTCTGCCAGTTTTGCGTGTCCACTGCAGCTTCAGACATTGTTCAGCACTGTCCAAACAGATCATCAGCAGTGATATGGTACAACTACTGCATACTCAGATACTCCAACCATGACTTCTTTGGAAACCTTACAATAACCCCATCGTGGCAATTTCCTGGGACCaagaacagcaccaacagcacaCAAGAACTCCAGAAAGCAGAGACTTACATGCAGAGCTTGATAAAGAATGCTACTGTGGAGACCAACTTGCTGTATGCAATGGGTGAGTTCAATTCTGGTGGTTCTTCAGGGGAAAGGTATGGGTTGGTGCAGTGTAGTAGGGACCTTACTAGTGATCAGTGTAGGCAGTGTTTGAATGCTATGTTGGATCAAGTTCCTAAATGCTGTGCTTCAAAAGTTGGATGGCAAGTTTTGGCTCCAAGTTGTTTGATCAAGTATGATGATTTTATGTTCTACAAGATTACTACCAGTCAAGGACCTTCTCCATCATTCAATTCAG CCAATAATAAGGGTACAAGTAAGACAAAAACGTTGATAATCATCATAGTGAGTGTGTTGGTGGCATTAGTTCTACTAAGTTGTGGCATCTACTTCTTATGGAGGAAGAATCAATCAAATAATG ATGCATTATTGTCAGAGACCACTCCTATATCAATACATTATAACCCATATCAAGGTCAAGGAGACGATTCATTGAATGCTGACCTTCCTACAATCCCTCTATTTTGGATTCGACAGAGCACTAATAACTTTTCAGATTCTTGCAAATTAGGGGAAGGTGGATTTGGTCCTGTTTATAAG GGAAGCTTACAAGATGGGACAGAAGTTGCCATCAAAAGACTCTCAAAAACATCTGGCCAAGGTTTAGATGAGTTCAAGAATGAAGTAATCTTCATAGCCAAACTACAACATAGGAACCTTGTGAGACTGTTGGGTTGTTGTGTTGAGGAAAATGAAAAGCTGCTTATATACGAGTACATGTCCAATTCAAGCCTTGCCCTTCATCTATTCG ACATGGAAAAACGAAAGCAACTAAGTTGGAAGGTTCGAATGAATATTATCAAAGGAATCGCACGAGGACTTCTATACCTTCATGAAGATTCTAGACTTAAAATAATTCATAGAGATATGAAAGCTAGTAATGTTCTACTTGATCAAGATATGAATCCAAAAATATCAGATTTTGGACTAGCAAGGACATTTGAAAAAGGCCAGAACGAAGAAAACACTAGAAGGGTTATGGGCACCTA CGGATATATGGCTCCCGAATATGCTATGGAAGGGTTATATTCAGTAAAATCAGACGTTTTTAGTTTTGGAGTTCTTTTACTAGAAATCATTGCTGGCAAAAGGAATAGTGGATTCTATCTTTCAGATCATGGTCAAAGTCTTCTTGTATAT AGTTGGAAACTATGGTGTGAAGGAGAATGTTTAGAGTTAGTAGATCCTATATTAGAAAATACATACATAAGAAATGAAGTTACAAGGTGTATTCATATTGGTTTGCTATGTGTACAAGAAGATGCAATAGATCGACCAACAATGTCTACAGTGGTTGTTATGCTAGCAAGTGAGACAATGACACTTCCTAATCCTAATCATCCTGCATTTTCAGTTGGAAGAAAGTTCGGTAAAGAAGACGAGTCAACGTCAAAGACTTCTAAAGATAATATCTCTGTCAATGAAGTATCAATCTCAAATGTTTTTCCTAGATAA
- the LOC107621234 gene encoding cysteine-rich receptor-like protein kinase 10 translates to MMEAIHRLFLWFFLMNIFITITTTRAQSSSLNYVGDDCQNSSQQSLTTGFKTNLNSLLSWLSSDGATSKGYNYTTVGTATRDVIYGFYNCRGDVTGTFCQFCLSTAASDIPQHCPNRSSAVIWYNYCIFRYSNHAFYGNLTTTPSWQVPATKNSTNSTQELQKAETYMQILIKNATAENNYLLYAVGEFNAGGSLGKRYGLVQCTRDLTSDKCRQCLNAMLDQVPKCCASKVGWQVGSPSCLTRYDDYMFYKIQGSSPLPSSAKNNSSKTKTLIIIIVSVLVPIVLLISGIYFIWRKNQSNNDALLSESAPISINYNSQEGQGESQGDDSLNADLPTVPLIWIRQSTNNFSDSCKLGEGGFGPVYKGSLQDGTEVAIKRLSKTSGQGLYEFKNEVIFIAKLQHRNLVRLLGCCVEQNEKLLIYEYMSNSSLALHLFDVEKRKQLSWKVRMNIIKGIARGLLYLHEDSRLRVIHRDMKASNVLLDQDMNPKISDFGLARTFEKGQNEDSTRRVVGTYGYMAPEYAMEGLYSVKSDVFSFGVLLLEIICGKRNNKFHVSEHGQSLLEYSWRLWCTGECLKIVDPILENKYTRNEVTRCIHIGLLCVQEDAVDRPTMSTVVVMLASETMTLPIPNHPAFSVGRKIKEEPTSSGFDKDPLVNEVSISNILPR, encoded by the exons ATGATGGAAGCAATCCATAGATTATTTCTTTGGTTCTTCTTGATGAACATCTTCATCACCATCACCACAACAAGAGCACAATCATCATCACTGAACTACGTTGGAGATGACTGCCAAAACTCATCACAACAATCTCTAACAACTGGATTCAAAACCAACCTCAACAGCCTCCTCTCATGGCTTTCATCTGATGGTGCCACAAGCAAGGGCTACAACTATACCACCGTTGGAACCGCCACACGCGATGTCATCTATGGCTTCTATAACTGCAG AGGTGATGTCACTGGAACCTTCTGCCAGTTTTGCCTCTCGACTGCAGCCTCAGACATTCCTCAGCACTGCCCAAACAGGTCATCAGCAGTGATATGGTATAACTACTGCATATTCAGATACTCCAACCATGCCTTCTATGGTAATCTTACAACTACCCCATCATGGCAAGTTCCTGCGACCaagaacagcaccaacagcacaCAAGAACTCCAGAAAGCAGAGACTTATATGCAGATTTTGATAAAGAATGCTACTGCGGAGAACAATTACCTGTTGTATGCAGTGGGTGAGTTCAATGCTGGTGGTTCATTAGGGAAAAGATATGGATTGGTGCAGTGTACTAGGGACCTTACTAGTGACAAGTGTAGGCAGTGTTTGAATGCTATGTTGGATCAAGTTCCTAAATGCTGTGCTTCAAAAGTTGGATGGCAAGTTGGATCTCCAAGCTGTTTGACAAGGTATGATGATTATATGTTCTACAAGATTCAAGGATCTTCTCCCTTGCCTAGTTCAG CCAAGAACAATTCAAGTAAGACTAAAACTTTGATTATCATCATAGTGAGTGTGTTGGTGCCAATAGTGCTACTAATTAGTGGCATCTACTTCATATGGAGGAAGAATCAATCAAATAATG ATGCATTATTGTCCGAGAGCGCtcctatatcaataaattataactctcAAGAAGGTCAAGGAGAAAGTCAAGGAGACGATTCATTGAATGCTGACCTTCCTACAGTCCCTCTAATTTGGATTCGACAGAGCACTAATAACTTTTCAGATTCTTGCAAATTAGGAGAAGGTGGATTTGGTCCTGTTTATAAG GGAAGTTTGCAAGATGGGACAGAAGTTGCCATCAAAAGACTTTCAAAAACATCTGGTCAAGGTTTATATGAGTTCAAGAATGAAGTAATATTCATAGCCAAATTACAACATAGAAACCTTGTGAGACTGTTGGGTTGTTGCGTTGAGCAAAATGAAAAGCTGCTTATATACGAGTACATGTCGAATTCAAGCCTTGCCCTTCACCTATTTG ATGTGGAAAAACGAAAGCAACTAAGTTGGAAGGTTCGAATGAATATTATTAAAGGAATCGCACGAGGACTTCTATACCTACACGAAGATTCTAGACTTAGAGTAATTCATAGAGATATGAAAGCTAGTAATGTTCTACTTGATCAAGATATGAATCCAAAAATATCAGATTTTGGATTAGCAAGAACATTTGAAAAAGGCCAGAACGAAGACAGTACTAGAAGGGTTGTGGGTACCTA CGGATATATGGCTCCTGAATATGCCATGGAAGGATTATACTCAGTAAAATCCGACGTTTTTAGTTTCGGAGTTCTTCTACTAGAAATCATTTGTGGCAAAAGGAATAATAAATTCCATGTTTCAGAACATGGTCAAAGTCTGCTTGAATAT AGTTGGAGACTATGGTGTACAGGAGAATGTTTAAAGATAGTAGATCCTATATTAGAAAATAAATACACAAGAAATGAAGTTACAAGGTGTATACATATTGGTTTATTGTGTGTACAAGAAGATGCAGTAGATCGGCCGACAATGTCCACGGTGGTTGTTATGCTAGCAAGTGAGACAATGACACTTCCTATTCCTAATCATCCTGCATTTTCAGTTGGAAGAAAGATCAAAGAAGAGCCAACATCAAGTGGTTTTGATAAGGATCCTTTGGTCAATGAAGTATCAATTTCAAATATTCTACCTAGATAA
- the LOC107622803 gene encoding uncharacterized protein LOC107622803 — translation MEQYDLQRQRKDMKNKGRNVVWSIAMDKCLIEALAVQAKRGNKIDKCFNENAYTSACVAVNAQFNLNLNNQKVINRLKTIKKRYKVIKDMLSHDGFWWNPNTKMIECDSDELWKKYIAARPDARGFHGKQIEMYDELKIVCGNYQAPSRWARIKDGSQLMDMKNGVDESPSFVSPSSEDMSETDGTESYSTLPPEYCPMPDGFQEPPVAQPQRQQQKRPRTSEDALQDALMTVAASIRRLADAMERNKCSVDATELLEAVMEIDGLEEGKQMYAFEYLNADPVKARAFMTYNARMRKIYLFKLFWWWR, via the exons ATGGAGCAGTATGATCTGCAAAGACAAAGAAAGGATAtgaaaaacaaaggaagaaatGTTGTGTGGTCAATTGCAATGGATAAGTGTCTTATTGAAGCCTTGGCTGTTCAGGCAAAACGTGGGAACAAAATTGACAAATGTTTCAATGAAAATGCCTATACCTCTGCCTGTGTGGCTGTGAACGCTCAATTCAACTTGAATTTGAATAATCAGAAAGTGATAAACCGcctaaaaacaattaaaaaaagatataaagtAATAAAAGATATGCTAAGTCATGATGGTTTCTGGTGGAATCCAAATACAAAGATGATTGAATGTGACAGTGATGAGCTCTGGAAGAAATATATTGCT GCACGTCCTGATGCAAGAGGGTTCCATGGAAAGCAGATAGAGATGTACGATGAACTGAAAATTGTTTGTGGAAATTACCAAGCCCCTAGTCGTTGGGCTAGGATAAAGGATGGAAGCCAGCTAATGGATATGAAGAATGGCGTGGATGAGTCACCTTCCTTTGTTTCTCCCAGTTCAGAAGATATGAGTGAGACAGATGGAACTGAATCATACTCCACCCTTCCACCAGAATATTGCCCGATGCCAGATGGATTTCAGGAGCCTCCAGTGGCGCAGCCACAGAGACAGCAGCAAAAACGTCCTCGTACCTCAGAGGATGCCCTTCAGGATGCATTGATGACAGTGGCAGCAAGCATCAGGCGACTAGCTGATGCTATGGAACGAAACAAATGCTCAGTTGATGCGACTGAGCTATTAGAGGCTGTGATGGAGATAGATGGGTTGGAAGAAGGTAAACAGATGTATGCGTTTGAGTACTTAAATGCTGATCCGGTTAAAGCCAGAGCCTTCATGACATACAATGCTAGAATGAGAAAGATATATCTCTTTAAATTGTTCTGGTGGTGGAGATGA